A window from Mangifera indica cultivar Alphonso chromosome 2, CATAS_Mindica_2.1, whole genome shotgun sequence encodes these proteins:
- the LOC123204102 gene encoding uncharacterized protein LOC123204102 isoform X2: MKVLFCKIHCPSFICFCKSSSHIYTPGPLKLENSPHVPSTTTIVSASSDHQDAYGDGDDEAKKAKDVDCVVEGKQQQQQEGEQEQEQKEEEGGEECVKSSLKKEDSDSKKVQKKRVQWMDFLGKELVQIREFEPCEVEDSDDDSTCRKGCVCTIL, encoded by the exons ATGAAGGTTTTGTTTTGCAAAATTCATTGTCCTTCCTTCATTTGCTTTTGCAAATCCTCTTCTCATATATACACACCAGGGCCACTGAAGTTGGAGAACAGTCCTCATGTGCCTTCAACAACAACAATTGTGTCAGCTTCTAGTGATCATCAAGATGCGTATGGTGATGGTGATGACGAAGCCAAAAAAGCCAAGGATGTTGATTGTGTTGTAGAGGggaagcagcagcagcaacaagAAGGAGAACAAGAACAGGaacaaaaagaggaagaaggtGGTGAGGAATGTGTAAAAAGCAGTCTCAAGAAGGAGGATTCGGATTCGAAAAAAGTGCAGAAAAAGAGAGTTCAATGGATGGATTTCTTGGGGAAAGAATTGGTTCAGATCAGGGAATTTGAACCCTG TGAAGTAGAAGATAGCGACGATGACAGTACATGCCGTAAAGGCTGTGTTTGTACAATTCTATAA
- the LOC123204102 gene encoding uncharacterized protein LOC123204102 isoform X1 produces MKVLFCKIHCPSFICFCKSSSHIYTPGPLKLENSPHVPSTTTIVSASSDHQDAYGDGDDEAKKAKDVDCVVEGKQQQQQEGEQEQEQKEEEGGEECVKSSLKKEDSDSKKVQKKRVQWMDFLGKELVQIREFEPCSEVEDSDDDSTCRKGCVCTIL; encoded by the exons ATGAAGGTTTTGTTTTGCAAAATTCATTGTCCTTCCTTCATTTGCTTTTGCAAATCCTCTTCTCATATATACACACCAGGGCCACTGAAGTTGGAGAACAGTCCTCATGTGCCTTCAACAACAACAATTGTGTCAGCTTCTAGTGATCATCAAGATGCGTATGGTGATGGTGATGACGAAGCCAAAAAAGCCAAGGATGTTGATTGTGTTGTAGAGGggaagcagcagcagcaacaagAAGGAGAACAAGAACAGGaacaaaaagaggaagaaggtGGTGAGGAATGTGTAAAAAGCAGTCTCAAGAAGGAGGATTCGGATTCGAAAAAAGTGCAGAAAAAGAGAGTTCAATGGATGGATTTCTTGGGGAAAGAATTGGTTCAGATCAGGGAATTTGAACCCTG CAGTGAAGTAGAAGATAGCGACGATGACAGTACATGCCGTAAAGGCTGTGTTTGTACAATTCTATAA
- the LOC123209579 gene encoding LOW QUALITY PROTEIN: receptor-like protein 46 (The sequence of the model RefSeq protein was modified relative to this genomic sequence to represent the inferred CDS: inserted 1 base in 1 codon), with amino-acid sequence MAKLSLLCALFIAFFTIPSLCCPEDQKQALLQFKSLLVKATNISSDDPLFALTSWNETSDCCEWDRVMCSSRSNSRAVVALYCDSLVYISSLEPILVDYRVLTPLFQVKSLMYLDLYSNNLHGDIPGTGFANLSKLVHLDMSVNNFTGSIPPQIFHLKYLQHLDLSSNALAGNLNQEMFTLQNLRLLKLEANLLEGGVPEEIGNLKKLQELSLRSNKLSGGIPSSILSLMDLNLLDLRDNLLTMEIPDGIGDLTNMTTLALSDNKLTGGIPSSIQKLSNLETLLLQNNFLSGEIPSWLFDIKSLKKLFLGGNQNLTWNNTAKIVPKCMLSELSLKSCGLAGKIPDWISTQKSLVYLDLSENKLEGPFPLWLAEMEVGNIFLSDNQLSGSXPPRLFQTLNLSVLSLSRNNFSGELPENIGDASRLMILMLAGNNFSGKIPASITNIYRLLLLDLARNSFTGSSPVFDPDALLAIIDFSYNQLSGEVPVTFSQETRILFLGNNNFSGNLPRNLTNLSKLEQLDLHDNKIAGELPGFLFQMSTIQILNLRNNSIQGSIREKIANLTSLRILDVSSNNLTGEIPVKFGNMVAMIETASTFSTISDMFTFLVEINDLIVNWKKSKQGLSSHSLDIYSLLDLSLNKFSGQIPASLGSLKGLKLLNISYNSLSGSIPESFGDLKSLESLDLSHNQLSGQIPETFAKLQQLTNLDVSNNRLVGKIPIGGQMDTMDDPSCYANNSGLCGMQIGNPCPIKITPAVPEEDEKMVAWFSWEAVGIGYCVAFFATVLIIYFTGFFHVPPPRRRRRAKRFKFNPVNCAICFNYFTLCDTLSQ; translated from the exons ATGGCCAAATTAAGCTTGCTGTGTGCGCTCTTCATTGCCTTCTTTACTATCCCTTCTCTATGCTGTCCTGAAGATCAAAAACAAGCACTCCTCCAATTCAAATCCTTGTTAGTCAAAGCTACAAATATTTCTTCAGATGATCCATTATTTGCCTTGACATCATGGAACGAAACCTCAGATTGTTGTGAATGGGACAGGGTCATGTGTAGCTCTCGATCAAATTCAAGGGCTGTGGTTGCTCTCTATTGTGATTCACTTGTTTACATCTCATCTTTAGAGCCAATCCTTGTTGATTACAGAGTCTTAACACCACTCTTTCAGGTTAAAAGTTTGATGTATCTTGATTTATACTCAAATAACTTACATGGAGATATACCTGGTACAGGGTTTGCTAATCTCAGTAAGTTGGTGCATCTTGACATGTCGGTGAATAACTTCACTGGCTCAATTCCTCCTCAGATTTTCCACTTGAAGTATCTTCAGCATCTTGACTTGAGTAGTAATGCACTTGCTGGCAACTTAAACCAGGAAATGTTTACACTCCAGAATTTGAGGTTATTGAAATTGGAAGCAAATTTGCTTGAAGGTGGCGTTCCTGAGGAGATTGGGAATCTAAAGAAGCTGCAGGAGCTGTCTCTTCGCAGCAATAAGTTATCTGGTGGGATTCCTTCTTCCATTCTCTCTTTGATGGACTTAAATCTGCTGGATCTGAGAGACAATCTTTTGACGATGGAAATTCCTGATGGAATTGGTGATTTAACCAACATGACCACTTTGGCCTTGAGTGACAACAAGCTGACTGGTGGAATCCCCTCATCCATACAGAAACTAAGCAATCTGGAAACACTTCTGTTGCAGAATAACTTCCTCTCTGGAGAAATACCATCCTGGCTGTTTGATATTAAGAGCCTGAAGAAATTGTTTCTAGGGGGGAATCAAAACCTGACCTGGAACAACACTGCAAAGATAGTGCCAAAGTGTATGTTATCTGAGTTATCTCTGAAATCATGTGGACTAGCAGGAAAAATCCCAGATTGGATTTCCACACAGAAGAGCCTTGTTTACCTGGATTTGAGTGAGAACAAGCTTGAAGGACCCTTCCCATTGTGGCTTGCAGAAATGGAAGTTGGCAACATTTTTCTGTCTGATAATCAGCTGTCAGGTT CTCCCCCGCGTCTCTTCCAAACCCTAAACTTATCAGTCCTTTCTCTCTCGCGGAACAATTTCTCTGGAGAGTTGCCAGAAAACATTGGAGATGCCAGTAGGTTAATGATTCTTATGTTGGCTGGAAATAATTTTTCTGGGAAGATTCCAGCatcaataacaaatatttacCGCCTTCTTCTGTTGGATTTAGCAAGAAATAGTTTTACGGGAAGCTCTCCAGTTTTTGATCCTGATGCATTATTAGCAATCATTGATTTCTCCTATAATCAGTTATCAGGTGAGGTTCCAGTGACATTTTCTCAGGAAACTAGAATACTTTTCTTAGGAAATAATAATTTCTCAGGCAACTTGCCTCGGAACCTCACTAATCTTAGCAAGCTTGAGCAACTAGATCTGCATGACAACAAAATCGCCGGTGAATTGCCAGGGTTTCtcttccagatgtccaccattcAAATTCTAAATCTGAGAAACAATTCTATCCAGGGTTCTATTCGTGAGAAAATTGCCAATCTAACCAGTCTCCGAATTCTTGATGTCTCAAGCAACAACCTCACTGGCGAAATCCCTGTTAAGTTTGGAAATATGGTTGCAATGATTGAGACAGCAAGCACATTTTCAACGATCTCCGATATGTTCACATTCTTGGTTGAGATTAATGACTTGATCGTCAACTGGAAGAAGTCCAAACAAGGCCTTTCCAGCCACAGCCTGGACATCTACTCTTTGTTAGACCTGTCACTGAACAAATTTTCCGGGCAAATTCCTGCTTCACTCGGTTCCTTAAAAGGTCTAAAGCTACTTAACATCTCATACAATAGTCTCTCTGGAAGCATACCAGAAAGTTTTGGTGATTTAAAGAGTCTAGAGAGCTTGGACCTGTCACACAATCAACTTTCTGGCCAGATTCCTGAAACTTTTGCAAAGCTGCAACAACTTACTAATTTAGATGTCAGTAACAACAGGCTAGTGGGAAAAATCCCAATTGGTGGCCAGATGGACACAATGGATGATCCTAGCTGCTATGCTAACAACAGTGGGTTGTGTGGTATGCAAATTGGGAATCCTTGTCCAATCAAGATTACACCAGCAGTGCCAGAAGAGGATGAAAAGATGGTGGCATGGTTTTCTTGGGAAGCAGTAGGGATTGGATACTGTGTCGCATTTTTTGCAACAGTTCTGATTATATATTTCACTGGATTTTTTCATGTACCACCACCTAGACGCCGAAGACGGGCTAAACGATTTAAGTTCAACCCGGTAAACTGTGCAATATGCTTCAACTACTTTACTCTCTGTGATACTCTTTCTCAGTGA
- the LOC123198799 gene encoding UPF0481 protein At3g47200-like, with translation MSLEMISGLIKDEDERQLLINIKHKLEPAPSCSIYRVPRSLRILNAKAYTPQIISIGPLHYGKEELVDMEKQKNRYMESFLNRITIEQWDQILTFVKDNEQHIRNCYEETFNLGSTEFVGMILYDAVFIMELFWRYYRRDLYFESDFLLNRMASYCSLGMDLLLLENQLPYFVLEKLYNLAFVNPHYPTFMDLSSIYFSKLMFDVHTPQEVVVIHFTDLIRTSLLNNYPKVEYARGIVGLPCAVKLQESGIKFKGIERECLLDIRLEKRKQRNIPFFQVHELQIPMLIVNEHTETFFRNIMALEQCHYSRDTRICNYIHLMDTFIDTEKDVDLLVGKRIINNCFGDSASVTNMFNKLGLQISMPGTCYYELGEELKAHFNNPLNHAKATLKRVYFSNPWKGTATVAAVTLLLLTVIQTICSMRQANWIV, from the coding sequence ATGAGTTTGGAGATGATAAGTGGTTTGATTAAAGATGAGGATGAGAGACAGTTGCTAATTAACATAAAGCATAAATTAGAGCCTGCTCCTAGCTGTTCCATTTACCGGGTGCCCAGAAGCCTTCGGATATTGAATGCAAAAGCTTACACTCCCCAGATAATTTCAATTGGCCCTCTTCATTATGGGAAAGAAGAGTTAGTTGACATGGAGAAACAAAAGAACCGATACATGGAAAGTTTTTTAAATCGGATAACtattgagcaatgggaccaaaTATTAACCTTTGTTAAAGACAATGAACAACATATTCGCAATTGCTATGAAGAGACCTTTAATCTGGGGAGTACTGAATTTGTAGGAATGATTCTATATGATGCTGTCTTCATTATGGAGCTTTTCTGGAGATATTACAGGCGTGATCTTTATTTTGAAAGTGATTTTTTGCTTAATAGAATGGCATCATATTGTAGTTTAGGCATGGATTTGCTACTGCTCGAAAATCAACTTCCATACTTCGTTCTTGAGAAATTATATAACTTAGCTTTTGTAAACCCTCATTATCCCACCTTCATGGATCTTTCTTCCATTTATTTCAGCAAGTTAATGTTTGATGTCCACACGCCTCAAGAGGTGGTAGTTATACATTTCACTGATTTGATAAGAACTTCTCTATTAAATAACTACCCGAAGGTGGAGTATGCAAGGGGCATTGTGGGTTTACCTTGTGCAGTGAAGTTGCAAGAGTCAGGAATAAAGTTTAAGGGGATTGAAAGAGAATGCTTACTTGACATAAGATTGGAAAAGCGAAAGCAGAGAAATATTCCATTCTTCCAAGTACATGAGTTGCAAATACCAATGTTGATAGTAAATGAACATACAGAGACTTTTTTTAGGAATATAATGGCTTTGGAGCAGTGCCACTACTCAAGGGATACTCGGATATGCAATTACATTCATCTAATGGATACTTTTATTGATACTGAGAAAGATGTGGATTTGCTTGTTGGAAAGAGAATTATTAACAATTGTTTTGGCGACAGTGCTTCAGTAACAAATATGTTTAACAAACTTGGTTTACAAATTAGTATGCCTGGCACTTGTTACTATGAGCTTGGTGAGGAGCTAAAAGCACATTTTAATAATCCTTTGAACCATGCCAAGGCCACCTTGAAAAGGGTGTATTTCAGTAATCCTTGGAAAGGCACAGCAACTGTTGCAGCAGTTACACTCCTCTTGCTCACCGTGATACAAACCATATGTTCTATGAGGCAAGCCAATTGGATAGTGTAA